Proteins encoded in a region of the Malaciobacter mytili LMG 24559 genome:
- the thiS gene encoding sulfur carrier protein ThiS, which produces MQIIVNGENREFNDEITLQEVITTLQIEDKVMAAAVNMQIVKKEKWESFRLSNEDKLELLQFVGGG; this is translated from the coding sequence ATGCAAATTATAGTTAATGGTGAAAATAGAGAGTTTAATGACGAAATAACTCTACAAGAAGTTATTACTACTTTACAAATTGAAGATAAAGTAATGGCTGCTGCTGTTAATATGCAAATAGTAAAAAAAGAGAAATGGGAAAGTTTTAGATTAAGCAATGAAGATAAACTAGAACTTTTACAATTTGTTGGTGGTGGGTGA
- a CDS encoding FIST N-terminal domain-containing protein: MKCYNYNLNNKNLENVINFEKFKDKKNILVQIFCGNNHKVFKKINSYIQKNLPQATIIGATTDGEIIEDKVTTLNSIISISIFDKTSLVSDFSTLEDSFENGKELATKLIKEDTKLLILFTDGIKMNAEEFLNGISSVNNKVKICGGMAGDNSEFIQTFISCQNKILKFGSVGVALNSKELKVYNDYRFNWSAIGVEHTLDKVIGNRVYSISGMNPIDFYARYLGTDVAKNLPSTGIEFPLIIKDEFLNTARAVIKKHKDGSLSFAGNLKEGDIVKLGFGNAEMIMQNPIKKLKKSLEKINPEAFFLFSCMARRRYMPNFIQIEIEPFSTIAPTSGFFTYAEFFHKKNENKLLNQTLTIIALSENTKEKTIYIKKKNSKKNSEYARTVKALTHLIEQSSKDYDKQTKKLHKQKSYSNSLLLSQKQFLRHAVHETNTPLSVIMGNIELYEMQYGKNAYISNIEVAMKNIFSIYDDLTYLIKKDQLDNSKIKIDFVDYIRSRIDFFSQVALQVKSNFIFNFTHKDMPMFFNESKLQRIVDNNLTNAIKYTFENEDIFINLSKENSDYILSISSHSCVIQNPKKIFEEYYREEKNQKGFGLGLNLVKRVCDEENILIDVVSNKDITCFTYKFKGVANEDIIA, translated from the coding sequence ATGAAATGTTATAACTATAATTTAAACAATAAAAATCTTGAAAATGTTATAAATTTTGAGAAATTTAAAGATAAAAAAAATATCTTAGTTCAAATCTTTTGTGGGAATAACCATAAAGTATTTAAAAAAATAAATAGCTATATACAAAAAAACCTGCCCCAAGCTACAATTATTGGTGCAACTACTGATGGAGAGATTATTGAAGATAAAGTTACTACTTTAAATAGTATTATTTCTATTAGTATTTTTGATAAAACCTCTTTAGTTAGTGATTTTTCAACTTTAGAAGATAGTTTTGAAAATGGAAAAGAGTTAGCCACTAAACTAATAAAAGAAGATACAAAACTTCTTATTTTATTTACAGATGGGATAAAAATGAATGCTGAAGAGTTCTTAAATGGTATTTCTTCTGTAAATAATAAAGTAAAAATTTGTGGTGGAATGGCAGGAGATAATAGTGAATTTATCCAAACTTTTATCTCTTGTCAAAATAAAATTTTAAAATTTGGCTCGGTGGGAGTTGCTTTAAATTCTAAAGAATTAAAAGTTTATAATGATTATCGATTTAATTGGTCTGCAATTGGAGTTGAACATACTTTAGATAAAGTAATTGGCAATAGAGTTTACTCTATTTCAGGTATGAATCCAATTGATTTTTATGCTAGATATTTAGGGACTGATGTTGCAAAAAATCTTCCTTCAACAGGAATAGAATTTCCTTTAATTATAAAAGATGAATTTTTAAATACTGCAAGAGCAGTTATAAAAAAACATAAAGATGGAAGTTTAAGTTTTGCTGGTAATTTAAAAGAAGGGGATATTGTAAAACTTGGTTTTGGTAATGCTGAAATGATTATGCAAAACCCAATAAAAAAACTAAAAAAAAGTTTAGAGAAAATAAATCCTGAAGCTTTTTTTCTTTTTTCTTGTATGGCAAGAAGAAGATATATGCCAAATTTTATACAAATTGAAATTGAACCTTTTAGTACAATTGCACCTACAAGTGGATTTTTTACTTATGCTGAATTTTTTCATAAAAAAAATGAAAATAAGCTTTTAAATCAAACTCTTACAATAATAGCCTTAAGTGAAAATACAAAAGAAAAAACTATTTATATAAAAAAGAAAAATAGTAAAAAAAATAGTGAATATGCAAGAACAGTAAAAGCCCTTACACATCTAATAGAACAATCTTCAAAAGATTATGATAAACAAACAAAAAAACTTCATAAACAAAAAAGCTACTCAAATAGTCTACTTTTATCCCAAAAACAGTTTTTAAGACATGCTGTACATGAAACAAATACTCCTTTATCTGTAATTATGGGTAATATTGAATTATATGAGATGCAATATGGTAAAAATGCCTATATTTCTAATATTGAAGTTGCAATGAAAAATATCTTTTCTATTTATGATGATTTAACTTATCTAATAAAAAAAGACCAATTAGATAATAGTAAAATAAAAATTGATTTTGTAGATTATATAAGAAGTAGAATAGATTTTTTTTCGCAAGTTGCTTTGCAAGTAAAATCAAATTTTATTTTCAATTTTACACATAAAGATATGCCTATGTTTTTCAATGAATCAAAACTTCAAAGAATAGTTGATAATAATCTAACAAATGCTATAAAATATACTTTTGAAAATGAAGATATTTTTATAAATCTTTCAAAAGAAAATAGTGATTATATTTTAAGTATCTCAAGTCACTCTTGTGTGATTCAAAACCCTAAAAAAATATTTGAAGAGTATTATAGAGAAGAAAAAAACCAAAAAGGCTTTGGGCTTGGATTAAATCTAGTAAAAAGAGTTTGTGATGAAGAGAATATTTTAATAGATGTAGTTTCAAATAAAGATATTACATGTTTTACATATAAATTTAAAGGAGTTGCAAATGAAGATATTATTGCTTGA
- a CDS encoding response regulator transcription factor, whose protein sequence is MKILLLEDDIMLNNAIKQYLTSVGHAITATRDGDSCLDILDNENFDLLILDINVPNIDGLTVLEILHKQKKSIPTIYISALLDIEDISKAFDIGCNDYLKKPFHLKELHLRINRILKNSSLPLNHKRLSKSYSFDLETTTLYYNKEPHILPKRQLMIISLLAKNRSLVVNYDMFRTYAYNDEDIDIGTIRAEVNRIKKILKEDFIINVRGVGYMVERPH, encoded by the coding sequence ATGAAGATATTATTGCTTGAAGATGATATTATGTTAAACAATGCAATAAAACAGTATCTAACTTCCGTAGGTCATGCAATTACAGCAACAAGAGATGGAGATAGTTGTCTTGATATACTTGATAATGAAAATTTTGATTTATTAATTTTAGATATTAATGTTCCAAATATTGATGGCTTAACCGTATTAGAAATTCTTCATAAACAAAAAAAATCTATTCCTACAATTTATATTTCAGCACTATTAGATATTGAAGATATTTCTAAAGCTTTTGATATAGGATGTAATGATTATTTAAAAAAACCTTTTCATTTAAAAGAGTTACATCTAAGAATTAATAGAATTTTAAAAAATTCAAGTTTACCTTTAAACCATAAAAGACTTTCAAAATCATATAGTTTTGATTTAGAAACAACAACTTTATATTATAATAAAGAGCCTCATATTTTACCTAAAAGACAACTTATGATAATTTCATTATTGGCTAAAAATAGAAGTTTGGTAGTAAATTATGATATGTTTAGAACTTATGCTTATAATGATGAAGATATTGATATAGGAACTATTAGAGCAGAAGTAAATAGAATCAAAAAAATTTTAAAAGAGGATTTTATTATAAATGTAAGAGGTGTTGGCTATATGGTTGAAAGACCACATTAG